One window of the Pseudofrankia sp. DC12 genome contains the following:
- a CDS encoding cation diffusion facilitator family transporter translates to MSTGGGTKAVLAALAANLGIALAKFVAFLFTRSSSMLAESIHSVADSGNQALLLLGQRQSVRPADEDHPFGFGRSRYIAGFLVGIVLFTVGGLFSVYEGIEKLRHPHHLESPLIAIVILVFAIGLEGFSFRTAITEARHHKGGESWWRFVRDARAPELPVVLLEDFAALIGLVLALAGVGLTSLLDDPLWDAAGTLAIGVLLLVVAVVVAVESYGMLVGEAAAPAVVGAIRAALAAAPSVTAVLDMRTLHLGPDELLVAAKIGLDPGLTVAEVTAAIDEAERLLRAAAPTTCRVYLEPDIPRAPVAAS, encoded by the coding sequence GTGAGCACGGGTGGTGGGACCAAGGCGGTGCTGGCGGCGCTCGCGGCGAACCTCGGGATCGCGCTGGCGAAGTTCGTCGCGTTCCTGTTCACCCGTTCGTCGTCGATGCTCGCGGAGTCGATCCACTCGGTGGCCGACTCCGGCAACCAGGCGCTGCTGCTGCTCGGCCAGCGCCAGTCGGTCCGCCCGGCCGACGAGGACCACCCGTTCGGCTTCGGCCGGTCCAGGTACATCGCCGGCTTCCTTGTCGGCATCGTGCTGTTCACCGTCGGCGGGCTGTTCTCGGTGTACGAGGGCATCGAGAAGCTCCGCCACCCGCATCATCTCGAGTCGCCGCTGATCGCGATCGTGATCCTGGTGTTCGCGATCGGGCTGGAGGGCTTCTCGTTCCGGACGGCGATCACCGAGGCCCGTCACCACAAGGGCGGCGAGAGCTGGTGGCGGTTCGTCCGGGACGCCCGCGCCCCCGAGCTTCCCGTGGTGCTGCTGGAGGACTTCGCGGCGCTGATCGGTCTGGTGCTCGCGCTCGCCGGGGTCGGGCTCACCTCGCTGCTCGACGACCCCCTCTGGGACGCGGCCGGGACGCTCGCCATCGGGGTGCTGCTGCTCGTCGTCGCCGTGGTGGTGGCGGTCGAGAGCTACGGCATGCTCGTCGGCGAGGCCGCCGCGCCGGCCGTGGTCGGGGCGATCCGGGCCGCGCTGGCGGCCGCCCCGTCGGTCACCGCGGTGCTGGACATGCGCACCCTGCACCTCGGCCCGGACGAGCTGCTGGTCGCCGCGAAGATCGGCCTGGACCCGGGGCTGACGGTCGCCGAGGTCACGGCCGCGATCGACGAGGCCGAACGCCTGCTGCGCGCGGCGGCTCCCACCACCTGCCGCGTCTACCTGGAGCCCGACATCCCGCGTGCGCCCGTCGCCGCGTCCTGA
- a CDS encoding ABC-F family ATP-binding cassette domain-containing protein encodes MIIATGLELRAGARTLVEPVSFRVQPGDRIGLVGRNGAGKTTLLRTLARETLPFAGKIEGRGDVGYLPQDPRSGDLTDTARDRVLSARGLDEILRELDKLQVEMAELADDAARDRAIRRYGRLEERFGVLGGYAAEAEAARICSSLGLPDRVLAQQIGTLSGGQRRRVELARILFAGAGNADATLLLDEPTNHLDADSIGWLRDFLRAHTGGLIVISHDVDLLEKSVNKVFHLDANRAALDVYNVGWKTYLTQRDQDEKRRKRERANAEKKIDALKSQADKMRAKATKARAAHQMDRRADRLAAGLAATRVADKVAKLRFPTPAPCGRTPLTADGLSKSYGSLEIFTDVDLAIDRGARVVILGLNGAGKTTLLRILAGVEAADTGTVNPGHGLRIGYYAQEHETLDHDRSLLDNMRSAAPDTSEVELRRILGAFLFSGDTVDQLAGTLSGGEKTRLALAGLVCSSANVLLLDEPTNNLDPASREEILAALATFAGAVVLVTHDPGAVEALNPDKVLMLPDGVEDLWSPDLLELIELA; translated from the coding sequence ATGATCATCGCTACCGGCCTGGAGCTGCGGGCCGGGGCCCGGACGCTGGTCGAGCCGGTGTCGTTCCGGGTCCAGCCCGGCGACCGGATCGGCCTCGTGGGGCGTAACGGCGCGGGCAAGACCACGCTGCTCAGGACGCTCGCCCGTGAGACCCTGCCGTTCGCCGGCAAGATCGAGGGGCGCGGCGATGTCGGCTACCTGCCGCAGGACCCGCGCAGCGGCGACCTGACCGACACCGCCCGCGACCGGGTGCTCTCGGCCCGCGGGCTCGACGAGATCCTGCGCGAGCTGGACAAGCTGCAGGTCGAGATGGCCGAGCTCGCCGACGACGCCGCCCGGGACCGCGCCATCCGCCGCTACGGCCGGCTGGAGGAGCGGTTCGGTGTGCTCGGCGGGTACGCGGCCGAGGCCGAGGCGGCCCGGATCTGCTCATCGCTCGGCCTGCCCGACCGGGTGCTCGCCCAGCAGATCGGCACGCTGTCCGGTGGCCAGCGCCGCCGTGTGGAACTCGCCCGGATCCTGTTCGCCGGTGCCGGCAACGCCGACGCGACGCTGCTGCTCGACGAGCCGACCAACCACCTCGACGCGGACTCGATCGGCTGGCTGCGTGACTTCCTGCGCGCCCACACCGGCGGCCTGATCGTCATCAGCCACGACGTCGACCTGCTGGAGAAGTCGGTCAACAAGGTCTTCCACCTGGACGCCAACCGGGCCGCCCTGGACGTCTACAACGTCGGCTGGAAGACCTACCTGACCCAGCGCGACCAGGACGAGAAGCGGCGCAAGCGCGAGCGGGCCAACGCCGAGAAGAAGATCGACGCGCTGAAGAGCCAGGCCGACAAGATGCGGGCCAAGGCGACCAAGGCCAGGGCCGCGCACCAGATGGACCGCCGGGCCGACCGGCTGGCCGCGGGCCTCGCCGCGACCCGGGTCGCCGACAAGGTCGCCAAGCTGCGCTTCCCGACGCCGGCGCCCTGCGGGCGCACGCCGCTGACCGCCGACGGCCTGTCGAAGTCCTACGGGTCGCTGGAGATCTTCACCGACGTGGACCTGGCGATCGACCGCGGTGCCCGGGTCGTCATCCTCGGCCTGAACGGCGCTGGCAAGACGACGCTGCTGCGGATCCTCGCCGGCGTCGAGGCGGCCGACACCGGCACCGTGAACCCCGGCCACGGGCTGCGGATCGGCTACTACGCACAGGAGCACGAGACCCTCGACCACGACCGCTCGCTGCTGGACAACATGCGCTCCGCGGCGCCGGACACCTCCGAGGTGGAGCTGCGCCGGATCCTCGGCGCGTTCCTGTTCAGCGGGGACACCGTCGACCAGCTGGCCGGGACGCTGTCCGGTGGTGAGAAGACCCGCCTGGCGCTCGCCGGCCTGGTGTGCTCGTCGGCCAACGTGCTGCTGCTCGACGAGCCGACGAACAACCTCGACCCGGCGTCCCGCGAGGAGATCCTCGCGGCGCTCGCGACCTTCGCGGGCGCGGTCGTGCTGGTCACCCACGACCCGGGAGCCGTCGAGGCGCTCAACCCGGACAAGGTCCTCATGCTCCCCGACGGTGTCGAGGACCTCTGGTCCCCCGACCTCCTGGAGCTCATCGAACTGGCGTGA
- a CDS encoding transglutaminase family protein, which produces MSWQMRVEHSTGYRYASPVLSSYNEARIIPQTGGGQVTLEASVRTEPAATLYRYWDYWGSQVTAFDLHGPHTELVVTGRSLVRTAPEPARPEPPSWEALRGDDVADRYVEFLRPARFTPDHPELVAAGRELAAAHDPADFVLAVGDWVRERLTYRPGTTDVHTSATEAWKRGEGVCQDFAHLALVLMRAAGMPSRYVSGYLHPLADAAIGETVEGQSHAWVEGWFGDWWGFDPTNAVPAGERHVVVARGRDYDDVPPMRGVYSGGTSSSLGVTVNVTRLA; this is translated from the coding sequence GTGAGCTGGCAGATGCGGGTAGAGCACTCGACGGGGTATCGGTATGCGTCGCCGGTGCTGTCGTCGTACAACGAGGCGCGGATCATCCCGCAGACCGGTGGCGGCCAGGTGACGCTTGAGGCATCGGTGCGCACCGAGCCGGCGGCGACGCTGTACCGCTACTGGGACTACTGGGGCAGCCAGGTCACCGCGTTCGACCTCCACGGGCCGCACACCGAGCTGGTCGTCACCGGCCGGTCGCTGGTCCGCACCGCCCCCGAGCCGGCACGCCCGGAGCCGCCGAGCTGGGAGGCACTGCGCGGGGACGACGTCGCCGACCGGTATGTCGAGTTCCTGCGGCCGGCTCGTTTCACCCCGGACCACCCCGAGCTGGTCGCGGCCGGCCGGGAGCTGGCCGCCGCCCACGACCCGGCGGACTTCGTGCTGGCCGTCGGCGACTGGGTGCGCGAGCGGCTCACCTACCGGCCGGGGACGACCGACGTCCACACGTCGGCGACCGAGGCCTGGAAGCGAGGCGAGGGCGTCTGCCAGGACTTCGCCCACCTCGCGCTGGTGCTCATGCGGGCGGCCGGGATGCCGAGCCGGTACGTCTCCGGCTACCTGCACCCGCTCGCGGACGCGGCGATCGGCGAGACCGTCGAGGGACAGAGCCACGCCTGGGTCGAGGGCTGGTTCGGCGACTGGTGGGGCTTCGACCCGACGAACGCCGTGCCGGCGGGGGAGCGGCACGTGGTCGTCGCCCGCGGCCGCGACTACGACGACGTCCCGCCGATGCGCGGCGTCTACTCCGGCGGCACGTCGTCCTCCCTCGGCGTCACGGTCAACGTCACCCGCCTCGCCTGA
- a CDS encoding alpha-E domain-containing protein, producing the protein MLSRIAESLFWIGRYVERAESTSRILDVHVHRVLEDPWLDEASAGRELLAVMGTGLVDGPVDSQVVIELLGYARGDSSSIVGAITAARENARSARVVVSSEVWECLNATWIELEHTEQLARRLGPHVFFRYIRERTAMLAGLVDATLARDDGWRFLALGRSLERVDMTSRLLSSSISDDPNSQSWVSLLRSCGAHEAYLRTYRRAVDASRVAEFMLLDRLFPRSVYWSLALGEQILAELDGGRRGGRTTVHDATRRAVGLARTELEFRGVDELVEDMPELLRALQTTCSEVSAGVTARYFAREVPREWATEVPA; encoded by the coding sequence ATGCTGAGCAGGATCGCCGAGTCGCTGTTCTGGATCGGCCGCTACGTCGAGCGGGCCGAGAGCACGTCGCGCATCCTCGACGTGCACGTCCACCGCGTCCTGGAGGACCCGTGGCTGGACGAGGCGTCCGCCGGCCGCGAGCTGCTCGCCGTGATGGGCACCGGGCTGGTCGACGGGCCGGTGGACTCGCAGGTCGTCATCGAGCTGCTCGGCTACGCCCGGGGCGACTCCTCCAGCATCGTCGGCGCGATCACCGCGGCCAGGGAGAACGCCCGCAGCGCCCGCGTCGTCGTCTCCAGCGAGGTCTGGGAGTGCCTCAACGCCACCTGGATCGAGCTGGAGCACACCGAGCAGCTGGCCCGCCGGCTCGGCCCGCACGTGTTCTTCCGGTACATCCGGGAGCGCACCGCGATGCTCGCCGGCCTGGTCGACGCCACCCTGGCCCGCGACGACGGCTGGCGGTTCCTGGCGCTCGGCCGCAGCCTGGAGCGAGTCGACATGACCTCCCGGCTGCTGTCCTCCAGCATCAGTGACGACCCGAACTCACAGAGCTGGGTCAGCCTGCTGCGCTCGTGCGGCGCGCACGAGGCCTACCTGCGGACCTACCGGCGGGCCGTCGACGCCTCCCGGGTGGCCGAGTTCATGCTGCTCGACCGGCTGTTCCCGCGGTCGGTCTACTGGTCGCTGGCGCTCGGCGAGCAGATCCTCGCCGAGCTCGACGGCGGCCGGCGCGGGGGCCGGACCACTGTCCACGACGCCACCCGCCGCGCGGTCGGCCTGGCTCGCACGGAGCTTGAGTTCCGCGGGGTCGACGAGCTGGTCGAGGACATGCCGGAGCTGCTGCGCGCGCTGCAGACCACCTGCTCGGAGGTCAGCGCCGGAGTGACCGCCCGCTACTTCGCCCGCGAGGTCCCGCGCGAGTGGGCGACCGAGGTACCCGCCTAG
- a CDS encoding circularly permuted type 2 ATP-grasp protein: MADLFEGYPAEVQATAAWDEVFDPAGVPREVYAALYDALQPLSSGDLAARKAALDRAFRDAGITFILFGEERPFPLDLVPRLLSGSEWDTIERGVVQRVRALEAFLADIYGRAEILDDGIVPRRLVMSSSHFHRAAHGIDPPNGVRCHVSGIDLIRDEQGQFRVLEDNVRVPSGVSYVIENRRAMTRVFPELFATHRVRPVADYASHLLHALRAAAPPEVADPTVVVLTPGIYNSAYFEHALLARQMGVELVEGRDLQVRDNQVTMRTTEGEQPVHVIYRRIDDDWLDPLHFRPESVVGCAGLINAARAGEVTIANGVGNGVADDKLMYTYVPDLIRYYLGEEPVLPNVDTYRVEDPDQRAYVLDHLDELVVKPVDGSGGKGIVIGPQATDAELTTLRGQVTADPRGWIAQRLVRLSTSPTLSGDRLGPRHIDLRPFAVNDGSRIWVLPGGLTRVALPRGSFVVNSSQGGGSKDTWVLAPQLAEGERPSGYGRPAGGEFLVAQGPDVGPDTGGEQQQQQQQNQQKVTVRPGGAPPRNASHERSEVGGTQWRSPEGTFAEEDTARRSLGSEASEGPERRARTERTKRC; this comes from the coding sequence GTGGCGGACCTGTTCGAGGGATATCCGGCGGAGGTGCAGGCCACCGCCGCTTGGGATGAGGTGTTCGACCCGGCTGGGGTCCCGCGCGAGGTGTACGCGGCCCTCTACGACGCGTTGCAGCCCCTGAGCAGTGGTGACCTGGCGGCCCGCAAGGCCGCGCTGGACCGGGCGTTCCGGGATGCCGGGATCACCTTCATCCTGTTCGGCGAGGAACGGCCGTTCCCGCTGGATCTGGTGCCCCGGCTGCTCTCGGGCTCCGAGTGGGACACGATCGAGCGCGGTGTCGTCCAGCGGGTGCGTGCCCTGGAGGCGTTCCTCGCCGACATCTACGGCCGGGCCGAGATCCTCGACGACGGGATCGTGCCGCGGCGGCTGGTCATGTCCAGCTCGCACTTCCACCGCGCGGCGCACGGGATCGACCCGCCCAACGGGGTGCGCTGCCACGTCTCCGGCATCGACCTGATCCGCGACGAGCAGGGCCAGTTCCGGGTGCTGGAGGACAACGTCCGGGTGCCCAGCGGGGTCAGCTACGTCATCGAGAACCGCCGGGCCATGACGCGGGTCTTCCCGGAGCTGTTCGCGACGCACCGGGTCCGGCCGGTCGCCGACTACGCCTCCCACCTGCTGCACGCGCTGCGGGCCGCCGCGCCGCCGGAGGTCGCCGACCCCACGGTCGTCGTGCTGACCCCTGGCATCTACAACTCGGCCTACTTCGAGCACGCCCTGCTCGCCCGCCAGATGGGCGTCGAGCTCGTCGAGGGCCGCGACCTGCAGGTCCGCGACAACCAGGTCACGATGCGCACCACCGAGGGCGAGCAGCCGGTACACGTCATCTACCGCCGGATCGACGACGACTGGCTCGACCCGCTGCACTTCCGGCCCGAGTCGGTGGTCGGCTGCGCCGGGCTGATCAACGCGGCCCGGGCCGGCGAGGTCACGATCGCCAACGGGGTCGGCAACGGCGTCGCCGACGACAAGCTGATGTACACCTACGTCCCCGACCTGATCCGGTACTACCTCGGCGAGGAGCCGGTGCTCCCGAACGTCGACACCTACCGGGTGGAGGACCCCGACCAGCGCGCCTACGTGCTTGACCACCTCGACGAGCTGGTGGTCAAGCCGGTCGACGGCTCCGGCGGCAAGGGCATCGTCATCGGCCCGCAGGCCACCGACGCGGAGCTCACGACCCTGCGCGGCCAGGTGACGGCCGACCCGCGCGGCTGGATCGCGCAGCGCCTGGTCCGGCTCTCGACGTCGCCGACGCTGTCCGGCGACCGGCTCGGGCCCCGGCACATCGACCTGCGGCCGTTCGCGGTGAACGACGGCAGCCGGATCTGGGTGCTGCCCGGCGGGCTGACCCGAGTCGCGCTGCCGCGCGGCAGCTTCGTCGTGAACTCCAGCCAGGGCGGCGGCTCGAAGGACACCTGGGTGCTCGCGCCGCAGCTGGCCGAGGGGGAGCGCCCCAGCGGCTACGGCCGTCCGGCCGGCGGGGAGTTCCTGGTCGCCCAGGGCCCCGACGTCGGCCCGGACACGGGCGGCGAACAGCAGCAACAACAGCAACAGAACCAGCAGAAAGTGACCGTGCGGCCCGGAGGCGCACCTCCGCGGAATGCCTCCCACGAGCGCAGCGAAGTGGGAGGCACGCAGTGGAGGTCGCCGGAGGGCACGTTCGCGGAGGAGGACACGGCGCGGAGGTCCCTCGGGAGCGAAGCGAGCGAGGGGCCGGAGCGCCGTGCCCGGACGGAGCGAACCAAGAGATGCTGA
- the rfbB gene encoding dTDP-glucose 4,6-dehydratase: protein MSTTLLVTGAAGFIGSNFVRYWHSSHPGDRVVGLDSLTYAGLRENLADVLDGSGGLVSLVHGDIRDRELVESLLREHRVDTVVNFAAESHNSLAILRPGDFFSTNVMGVQSLLEAARTVGVGRFHQISTCEVYGDLDLADPGAFTEDSPYLPRTPYNAAKAGGDHAVRAYGYTYDVPVTITNCSNNYGPYQFPEKVIPLFVTRALQGQELPLYASTKNRREWLHVLDHCRAVEAVLQGGRVGETYHVGSGVEADIETIADTILAELGLPGSLKTIVPDRPSHDRRYLLDSSKLRTELGWAPEIEFTDGMRSTIAWFRDNEAWWRPLIGRSPVQETAWK, encoded by the coding sequence ATGTCGACGACACTGCTGGTGACCGGGGCCGCCGGGTTCATCGGTTCGAACTTCGTGCGCTACTGGCACAGCTCGCATCCGGGTGACCGGGTGGTGGGGCTGGACTCGTTGACGTACGCGGGTCTGCGGGAGAACCTCGCCGACGTGCTGGACGGGTCGGGTGGTCTGGTGAGCTTGGTCCACGGGGACATCCGGGACCGGGAGCTGGTCGAGTCGCTGCTGCGCGAGCACCGGGTCGACACGGTGGTGAACTTCGCGGCGGAGTCGCACAACAGCCTGGCGATCCTGCGGCCGGGTGACTTCTTCTCGACGAACGTGATGGGTGTCCAGAGCCTGCTGGAGGCGGCGCGGACGGTCGGGGTGGGCCGGTTCCACCAGATCTCGACGTGTGAGGTCTACGGCGATCTGGACCTGGCTGACCCGGGGGCGTTCACGGAGGACTCGCCGTACCTGCCGCGGACTCCGTACAACGCGGCGAAGGCCGGCGGCGATCATGCTGTGCGGGCCTATGGGTACACCTACGACGTGCCGGTGACGATCACGAACTGTTCGAACAACTATGGGCCGTACCAGTTCCCGGAGAAGGTCATCCCGCTGTTCGTGACCCGGGCGCTGCAGGGCCAGGAGCTGCCGCTGTACGCGTCGACGAAGAACCGGCGCGAGTGGCTGCACGTGCTCGACCACTGCCGGGCGGTCGAGGCGGTGCTCCAGGGGGGCCGGGTCGGGGAGACCTACCATGTCGGGTCCGGTGTCGAGGCCGACATCGAGACGATCGCCGACACGATCCTGGCCGAGCTGGGCCTGCCCGGCTCGCTGAAGACGATCGTCCCGGACCGCCCGTCGCACGACCGCCGGTACCTGCTCGACTCCAGCAAGCTGCGCACCGAGCTCGGCTGGGCGCCGGAGATCGAGTTCACCGACGGCATGCGCTCCACCATCGCCTGGTTCCGCGACAACGAAGCCTGGTGGCGCCCCCTCATCGGCCGCTCGCCTGTACAGGAGACCGCTTGGAAATAG
- the glgC gene encoding glucose-1-phosphate adenylyltransferase — translation MRTAGPRVLGLVLAGGKGTRLAPLTDDRAKPAVPFGGLYRLIDFALSNLVNAGYLRIAVLTQYKSHSLDRHITTTWRMSTLLGNYITPVPAQQRLGPQWFAGSADAIHQSLNLIYDDAPDIVVVFGADHVYRMDPRQMVEQHIETGAGVTVAALRVPRAEAAGLGVIRPARDGRTIDEFLEKPADPPGLPDSPDETLASMGNYVFSTKVLVDALHADAADPDSVHDMGGNIVPMLVDQGVACVYDFTENEVPGAKERDRGYWRDVGTIDAYYDAHMDLCALEPVFNLYNPHWPILTSVPSLPPAKFVRDLPDRTGMAVDSIVSNGVIVSGGSLRRSVLSPGVRVNSWAQVENSVVMNNALIGRRAIVRDAILDKNVIVPPGAQVGVDKEHDRARGYTVSPDGITVVGKGITIE, via the coding sequence GTGAGAACGGCCGGGCCCCGGGTCCTGGGGTTGGTCCTGGCCGGCGGCAAGGGGACGCGGCTGGCGCCGCTGACCGATGACCGGGCCAAACCGGCGGTGCCGTTCGGTGGCCTCTACCGGCTGATCGACTTCGCACTGTCCAACCTCGTCAACGCGGGGTACCTGCGGATCGCGGTACTCACCCAGTACAAGAGCCACAGCCTCGACCGGCACATCACGACGACGTGGCGGATGAGCACGCTGCTGGGCAACTACATCACCCCGGTACCGGCGCAGCAGCGCCTCGGCCCGCAGTGGTTCGCCGGCAGCGCTGACGCCATCCACCAGTCGCTCAACCTCATCTACGACGACGCCCCGGACATCGTCGTCGTCTTCGGCGCCGACCACGTCTACCGGATGGACCCGCGGCAGATGGTCGAGCAGCACATCGAGACGGGCGCCGGGGTGACCGTGGCCGCCCTGCGGGTACCGCGGGCGGAGGCCGCCGGCCTCGGCGTGATCCGCCCGGCCCGCGACGGCCGCACGATCGACGAGTTCCTGGAGAAGCCGGCCGACCCGCCCGGCCTGCCCGACAGCCCGGACGAGACGCTCGCCTCGATGGGCAACTACGTCTTCTCGACGAAGGTGCTCGTCGACGCCCTGCATGCCGACGCCGCCGACCCGGACAGCGTGCACGACATGGGCGGCAACATCGTCCCGATGCTGGTCGACCAGGGCGTCGCCTGCGTCTACGACTTCACCGAGAACGAGGTGCCCGGCGCGAAGGAACGCGACCGCGGCTACTGGCGCGACGTCGGGACCATCGACGCCTACTACGACGCCCACATGGACCTGTGCGCGCTCGAACCGGTGTTCAACCTGTACAACCCGCACTGGCCGATCCTGACCAGCGTGCCGTCGCTGCCGCCGGCGAAGTTCGTCCGGGACCTGCCCGACCGGACCGGCATGGCGGTGGACAGCATCGTGAGCAACGGCGTGATCGTCTCCGGTGGGTCGCTGCGCCGTTCGGTGCTCTCCCCCGGCGTGCGGGTGAACTCCTGGGCCCAGGTCGAGAACTCCGTCGTGATGAACAACGCGCTGATCGGCCGTCGGGCCATCGTGCGCGACGCGATCCTCGACAAGAACGTGATCGTGCCGCCCGGGGCCCAGGTCGGCGTCGACAAGGAGCACGACCGGGCCCGCGGCTACACGGTCAGCCCCGACGGCATCACCGTCGTCGGCAAGGGCATCACGATCGAGTAG
- the glgA gene encoding glycogen synthase, with protein MRVALLTREYPPNVYGGAGVHVEYLARELARLVDLTVHCEGDPKGASPAGTGGSGEAGGSGAPAVRRHQPWPALDGANDALRTFSMDLAMAAAATTANGPEPVASAGAAPAGVDLVHSHTWYANLAGHLAAMLAGVPHVMTSHSLEPHRPWKAEQLGGGYRLSSWAEKTAIEAAAAVVAVSAGMKTDILDAYPAVDPAKVHVIRNGIDTEEYSPDLGTEVLDRYGVDPGRPSVAFVGRITRQKGVPVLLRAAAELDPRAQLVLCAGAPDTAELLAEVTELVDGLKARRDGVIWISGMLRKPEVIQLLSHASLFACPSVYEPLGIVNLEAMACGAAVVASRVGGIPEVVDDGVTGLLVPPDDPSALAAAMNTVLADPKRATAMGQAGRERAVTEFGWAAIARQTAGLYGSLIS; from the coding sequence ATGCGCGTCGCGTTGCTGACCAGGGAGTACCCACCGAACGTCTACGGCGGCGCGGGCGTCCACGTCGAGTACCTGGCCCGGGAGCTGGCCCGACTGGTCGACCTCACGGTGCACTGCGAGGGCGATCCAAAGGGCGCGAGCCCGGCCGGCACCGGCGGCTCCGGCGAGGCGGGCGGTTCCGGCGCGCCCGCGGTCCGGCGGCACCAGCCATGGCCGGCGCTCGACGGTGCCAACGACGCCCTGCGCACCTTCTCGATGGACCTCGCGATGGCCGCCGCCGCGACCACGGCGAACGGCCCCGAGCCCGTTGCGTCCGCCGGGGCGGCGCCGGCCGGCGTCGACCTGGTCCACTCGCACACCTGGTACGCGAACCTCGCCGGGCACCTGGCGGCGATGCTCGCCGGGGTGCCCCACGTCATGACGTCACACTCGCTGGAGCCGCACCGGCCGTGGAAGGCGGAACAGCTCGGCGGTGGCTACCGGCTGTCGTCCTGGGCCGAGAAGACCGCGATCGAGGCCGCGGCGGCGGTGGTGGCCGTGAGCGCGGGGATGAAGACCGACATCCTCGATGCCTATCCGGCGGTCGACCCGGCGAAGGTGCACGTCATCCGCAACGGGATCGACACCGAGGAGTACAGCCCGGACCTGGGCACCGAAGTGCTCGACCGCTACGGCGTCGACCCCGGGCGCCCGTCGGTCGCGTTCGTCGGGAGGATCACCCGGCAGAAGGGGGTGCCCGTCCTGCTGCGGGCGGCGGCCGAGCTGGACCCGCGGGCCCAGCTGGTGCTGTGCGCCGGCGCGCCGGACACCGCCGAGCTGCTCGCCGAGGTCACCGAGCTGGTCGACGGCTTGAAGGCCCGGCGCGACGGGGTCATCTGGATCTCCGGCATGCTCCGGAAGCCCGAGGTCATCCAGCTGCTCTCGCACGCCTCGCTGTTCGCCTGCCCGTCGGTCTACGAGCCGCTGGGCATCGTCAACCTGGAGGCGATGGCCTGCGGCGCCGCTGTCGTCGCCTCCCGCGTCGGCGGCATCCCCGAGGTCGTCGACGACGGCGTGACCGGCCTGCTGGTCCCCCCGGACGACCCGTCGGCGCTGGCCGCCGCCATGAACACGGTCCTCGCCGACCCGAAACGTGCGACCGCCATGGGCCAGGCCGGCCGCGAACGCGCCGTGACCGAGTTCGGCTGGGCCGCCATCGCCCGCCAGACCGCCGGTCTCTACGGTTCCCTGATCAGCTGA
- a CDS encoding metal-sulfur cluster assembly factor translates to MTDSIQTDTIEAGLGEDAVLPESVTASAPAADLPAAQPTTTKPPVDRAAVEDVEEAMRDVVDPELGINVVDLGLVYGIDISDENVATLDMTLTSAACPLTDVIEDQARSALVDGPDGLVADIVINWVWLPPWGPDKITEDGREQLRALGFNV, encoded by the coding sequence ATGACCGACAGCATCCAGACCGACACCATTGAGGCGGGCCTGGGCGAGGACGCCGTCCTGCCCGAGAGCGTGACGGCGTCGGCGCCAGCCGCCGATCTTCCGGCCGCGCAGCCGACGACCACCAAGCCGCCCGTCGACAGGGCGGCGGTCGAGGACGTCGAGGAGGCGATGCGCGACGTCGTCGACCCCGAGCTCGGCATCAACGTCGTCGACCTCGGCCTCGTCTACGGCATCGACATCTCCGACGAGAACGTCGCGACGCTGGACATGACGCTGACGTCGGCGGCCTGCCCGCTCACCGACGTGATCGAGGACCAGGCCCGCAGCGCCCTCGTCGACGGCCCCGACGGCCTGGTCGCCGACATCGTCATCAACTGGGTCTGGCTGCCCCCGTGGGGCCCCGACAAGATCACTGAGGACGGCCGCGAACAGCTCCGTGCCCTCGGCTTCAACGTCTGA
- the sufU gene encoding Fe-S cluster assembly sulfur transfer protein SufU, with protein MKLDSMYQEIILDHYRNPLHRGLREPFDAEVHHVNPTCGDEVTLRVKIVDDQVADVSYEGEGCSISQASASVMAELVIGKSVEDAMALEREFLTLMQSRGTVEPDEDVLEDAVAFAGVSKYPARVKCALLGWMAWKDATSQVVSGDAVAAGPAPTGAAAPEGSVPEQEKQP; from the coding sequence GTGAAGCTGGACTCCATGTACCAGGAGATCATCCTGGACCACTACCGCAACCCGCTCCACCGTGGGCTGCGTGAGCCGTTCGACGCCGAGGTGCACCACGTCAACCCGACCTGTGGCGACGAGGTGACCCTGCGGGTCAAGATCGTGGATGACCAGGTCGCGGACGTCTCGTACGAGGGCGAGGGCTGCTCGATCAGCCAGGCCTCGGCGAGCGTGATGGCCGAGCTGGTGATCGGCAAGAGCGTCGAGGACGCCATGGCGCTCGAACGCGAGTTCCTGACGCTCATGCAGTCCCGTGGCACGGTCGAGCCGGACGAGGACGTGCTGGAAGATGCGGTCGCCTTCGCCGGTGTCTCGAAGTATCCCGCGCGGGTGAAATGCGCGCTGTTGGGTTGGATGGCCTGGAAAGACGCCACATCCCAGGTCGTGAGCGGCGATGCCGTCGCCGCCGGCCCGGCCCCGACCGGAGCGGCAGCCCCCGAGGGGTCCGTTCCCGAGCAGGAGAAGCAGCCGTGA